A window of Micromonospora eburnea genomic DNA:
TTCGTGAGGGGATATGTCCAGAAAGGGGGTGAATGAGAAGAATGCCCGATTCGCCCAGCGAGTCGGACAAGAAGTGCCCGCAGTGTGAGCGGTTGTTGCCCGTCACGGACTTCCACCGCAACCGGCGGCGGGCGGACGGGCTCGCCTATTACGGCAAGGCTTGTGCGGTGGCCCGCTCGCAGGCGAGCCGCCGCAAGCGCGGGATCGGACCGCAGAAGAGATCTTCGGTTCCGGTTCCTGCCGGGTTGAAATGGTCCCCAGACTGCGATCAGGTCAAGCCCCTTGAGGACTTTCCGCGAACGAAGAAGGTCAGCGGACGACACTCTCACTGCAAGCCCTGTCACAACGCCCGCGGTAAGGAGACCGCACAGCGGCTCTATGGCGGCACGCGCGAGTACCACCTGCGGCGGCGGTACGGGATCGGGGAGAAGGAGTTCCAGGAGCTCCTCGCCGAACAGGGCGGTGTCTGCGCGGCCTGCGGCGACCCCGATCCGGAACATGTGGACCACGATCATCGCACCGGATGGGTGCGCGGGATACTCTGCTTCAACTGCAACGGTGGTCTTGGTCAGTTCCGGGACAATCCCACGAGGCTGGCCAGGGCGATCACGTACCTGAGAGGAACCACGTGGCAGCGGGTTTTGATCCATCCGGGCGTCTACCAGATGTGTTCACCAACGCGGGGACGTCCTCCTTCACAGCGTTCCTGAGCAAGGTGGCGCCCGAGATGCTGCCCGGCCGGCGGCCGCTGCCGCCCGGCATGGCCGCCGACATGGCGCCGCACGCGACGACCATCGTGGCCATCTCGGCCGCCGGTGGCGTGGTGATGGCCGGCGACCGGCGCGCCACGATGGGCAACCTGATCGCCCAGCGCGACATCGAGAAGGTGCACCCGGCCGACGCGTACTCCCTGGTCGGCATCGCGGGCACCGCGGGCATCGGCATCGAGCTGATGCGACTGTTCCAGGTGGAGCTGGAGCACTACGAGAAGATCGAGGGCGCGATGCTCTCGCTCGACGGCAAGGCCAACCGGCTGGCGTCGATGATCCGGGGCAACCTGGGCGCGGCCATGCAGGGGCTCGCCGTGATCCCGCTCTTCGCCGGCTTCGACCTGGCGGCCGGCGACCCGGCGCGGGCCGGGCGGATCTTCAGCTTCGACGTGACCGGCGGCCCGTACGAGGAGACCGGCTTCGACGCGATCGGTTCCGGCTCGCTGTTCGCCAAGTCGGCCCTGAAGAAGCGGTTCCGGGCGGGCCTGTCGATCGACGACGCGGTGCGGCTCGCCGTCGAGGCGCTCTACGACGCGGCCGACGACGACACCGCCACCGGCGGCCCGGATCTCACCCGCCGGATCTACCCGGTGGTGATGACCGCGACGGCGGAGGGCACCCACCGGCTCACCGACGCCGAGACGGCGGCGGTCGCGGAGAGCGTCGTGGCCGGTCGGATGGAGAACCCGGGCGGCTGATGCCGCCCTCACCCACCTGAGTCAGCAGTCCCACAGCACAGCGCCCGAAGGAGAACCGCCGCCGTGGCCATGCAGTTCTACGCCTCGCCCGAGCAGATCATGCGCGACCGCTCCGAGCTGGCCCGCAAGGGCATCGCCCGGGGTCGCAGCGCGGTGATCCTGAGCTACGAGGGCGGGGTGCTCTTCGTCGCCGAAAACCTGTCCAGCACCCTGCACAAGGTCAGCGAGATCTACGACCGGATCGGCTTCGCCGCGGTGGGCCGGTACAACGAGTTCGAGAACCTGCGCCGCGCCGGGGTGCGGATGGCCGATCTGAACGGCCTGAGCTACGACCGGCGGGACGTGACCGGCCTCGGCCTGGCCAACGCGTACGCGCAGACGCTGGGCGCCATCTTCACCGAGCAGTCGAAGCCGTTCGAGGTGGAGATCTGTGTGGCGGAGGTGGGCGCGACCCCGGACGACGACTCCCTCTACCGGGTGACGTATGACGGTTCGGTCAACGACGAGCCGGGCCGGATGGCGATGGGCGGCCAGGCCGAGGCGATCACCGGGGTGCTGAAGAACGAGCACCGGCCGGACATGTCGCTGTCGGAGGCCGTCCGGGCGGCGGTCAAGGCGCTGGGCAGCGTCGGCGGGGAGGGCGGGGCGGCCCGTACCATCGCCGCGAACCAGCTGGAGGTGGCGGTCCTGGACCGGCGCCGGGTGGGGCGTACGTTCCGGCGGGTGACCGGGGCGGCGTTGGCCGGGCT
This region includes:
- a CDS encoding endonuclease VII domain-containing protein gives rise to the protein MPDSPSESDKKCPQCERLLPVTDFHRNRRRADGLAYYGKACAVARSQASRRKRGIGPQKRSSVPVPAGLKWSPDCDQVKPLEDFPRTKKVSGRHSHCKPCHNARGKETAQRLYGGTREYHLRRRYGIGEKEFQELLAEQGGVCAACGDPDPEHVDHDHRTGWVRGILCFNCNGGLGQFRDNPTRLARAITYLRGTTWQRVLIHPGVYQMCSPTRGRPPSQRS
- the prcB gene encoding proteasome subunit beta, yielding MAAGFDPSGRLPDVFTNAGTSSFTAFLSKVAPEMLPGRRPLPPGMAADMAPHATTIVAISAAGGVVMAGDRRATMGNLIAQRDIEKVHPADAYSLVGIAGTAGIGIELMRLFQVELEHYEKIEGAMLSLDGKANRLASMIRGNLGAAMQGLAVIPLFAGFDLAAGDPARAGRIFSFDVTGGPYEETGFDAIGSGSLFAKSALKKRFRAGLSIDDAVRLAVEALYDAADDDTATGGPDLTRRIYPVVMTATAEGTHRLTDAETAAVAESVVAGRMENPGG
- the prcA gene encoding proteasome subunit alpha: MAMQFYASPEQIMRDRSELARKGIARGRSAVILSYEGGVLFVAENLSSTLHKVSEIYDRIGFAAVGRYNEFENLRRAGVRMADLNGLSYDRRDVTGLGLANAYAQTLGAIFTEQSKPFEVEICVAEVGATPDDDSLYRVTYDGSVNDEPGRMAMGGQAEAITGVLKNEHRPDMSLSEAVRAAVKALGSVGGEGGAARTIAANQLEVAVLDRRRVGRTFRRVTGAALAGLLEGDAGADTAPAPGRAQTPTVPTEEAKKPISSAGSADLEGQRQEEQEQPGE